One region of Phycisphaerales bacterium genomic DNA includes:
- the rpmH gene encoding 50S ribosomal protein L34: protein MHYPHRTSRIKRKRAIGFRARMKTKNGRKLINRKRAAGRSLNVADK, encoded by the coding sequence ATGCACTACCCACACCGCACCAGCCGCATCAAGCGCAAGCGCGCCATCGGTTTCCGCGCCCGGATGAAGACCAAGAACGGCCGCAAGCTGATCAACCGCAAGCGGGCCGCGGGCCGTTCCCTGAACGTCGCGGACAAGTAA
- a CDS encoding TlpA disulfide reductase family protein, translating into MRTLALTALVLVSAAGLAYGQGTVTMKLKSEGVSKELGYYSPVRVDLSKEKPAEIKKLPEGVTAPMFGKLPLTVKGERAFFVVVDEPAGQPAKLYIDSNGNGDLTDDPKVEWTGKESKGEDEKTYTMYSGGGMIEAAPDYKLRLSMYRFDPSDTKRAALADKLLFYRDYATEGEVKLADKAYKAMLVDDRAGGDFTAKGTKIAIDVNGNGKWERTETFDTSKPFKVDGTIWEVADVSKDGLSFAVKKSEKVMEAAVEEKTVDLSPGKQAIAFEATLLDGKKVKFPDDYKGKIVLVDFWATWCPPCIKEMPNVVAAYEQFHDRGFAVLGVSLDRPNAEQKIADKAKELKMPWPHVYDGGYWDARVAKMYGVQSIPKAVLVDGTTGKIIATGGDLKGKKLAETIEKALTEKGRS; encoded by the coding sequence ATGCGCACTCTTGCTCTCACTGCTCTCGTTCTCGTGTCGGCCGCGGGCCTGGCCTATGGCCAGGGCACGGTCACGATGAAGCTGAAGTCCGAGGGGGTCTCCAAGGAACTCGGCTACTACTCGCCGGTGCGGGTGGATCTCTCGAAGGAGAAGCCGGCGGAGATCAAGAAGCTGCCCGAGGGCGTGACGGCGCCGATGTTCGGCAAGCTGCCCCTCACCGTGAAAGGCGAGCGTGCGTTCTTCGTGGTGGTTGATGAGCCGGCGGGGCAGCCCGCGAAGCTGTACATCGACAGCAACGGCAATGGCGACCTCACGGACGATCCCAAGGTTGAGTGGACCGGCAAGGAGAGCAAGGGCGAGGACGAGAAGACGTACACGATGTACTCGGGCGGCGGCATGATCGAGGCCGCCCCGGATTACAAGCTGCGCCTGAGCATGTACCGTTTCGACCCCTCTGACACCAAGCGAGCGGCCCTGGCCGACAAGCTGCTGTTCTACCGCGATTACGCCACCGAGGGCGAGGTGAAGCTCGCGGACAAGGCATACAAGGCGATGCTGGTGGACGACCGCGCGGGCGGGGACTTCACGGCCAAGGGCACGAAGATCGCCATCGACGTCAACGGCAACGGCAAGTGGGAGCGCACGGAGACGTTCGACACGAGCAAGCCATTCAAAGTCGACGGCACGATCTGGGAAGTGGCCGACGTCAGCAAGGACGGGCTCTCGTTCGCGGTCAAGAAGAGCGAGAAGGTCATGGAGGCGGCCGTTGAGGAGAAGACCGTTGACCTCAGCCCCGGCAAGCAGGCGATCGCGTTTGAGGCGACTCTGCTGGACGGCAAGAAGGTCAAGTTCCCCGACGACTACAAGGGCAAGATCGTGCTGGTGGACTTCTGGGCGACGTGGTGCCCGCCCTGCATCAAGGAGATGCCCAACGTAGTGGCCGCGTATGAGCAGTTCCACGACCGCGGCTTCGCGGTGCTGGGCGTGAGCCTGGACCGACCCAACGCCGAGCAGAAGATCGCGGACAAGGCCAAGGAGCTGAAAATGCCGTGGCCGCACGTGTACGACGGCGGCTACTGGGACGCGCGGGTGGCGAAGATGTACGGCGTGCAGTCGATCCCCAAGGCCGTGCTGGTGGATGGCACGACCGGCAAGATCATCGCCACCGGCGGGGACTTGAAGGGCAAGAAGCTGGCCGAGACGATCGAGAAGGCGCTGACGGAGAAGGGCAGGAGCTGA
- a CDS encoding AAA family ATPase, whose amino-acid sequence MTTPTQAYADPATPQEVQAAAEKFRRDYAAVKEQIGRAVVGQLDIVDGVLTCLFVGGHVLLEGVPGIGKTLLVRTVARCVNLSFSRIQFTPDLMPADISGTTIVAEFDDGRGGKERRFTFQPGPIFGQIVLADEINRATPKTQAALLEAMQERSVTVGGKTHRLPEPFMVLATQNPIEQEGTYPLPEAQLDRFFFKLLSTTPGRADLSEILNRTTTASEAEIRPVLDGPTILAHGRLIRRVAIAPHVQDYAVRMVLATHPTSSGGQYATPMVNKFVRLGASPRAAQALVLAGKCRALLDGRSVVSTDDLRAVAIPALRHRLIMNFESHAEGLTADTVVANMVSTLPLEGA is encoded by the coding sequence ATGACCACCCCGACTCAGGCGTACGCGGACCCGGCCACACCCCAGGAAGTGCAGGCGGCGGCGGAGAAGTTCCGGCGCGACTACGCGGCGGTGAAGGAGCAGATCGGGCGGGCGGTAGTCGGGCAGTTGGACATCGTGGACGGGGTGCTGACCTGCCTTTTCGTGGGCGGGCACGTGCTGCTGGAGGGCGTGCCCGGGATCGGCAAGACGCTGCTGGTGCGTACGGTGGCGCGGTGCGTGAACCTGAGCTTCTCGCGCATCCAGTTCACCCCCGACCTGATGCCGGCGGACATCTCCGGCACCACCATCGTCGCCGAGTTTGACGACGGGCGCGGCGGGAAGGAGCGGCGGTTCACCTTCCAGCCCGGGCCGATTTTCGGGCAGATCGTGCTGGCCGACGAGATCAACCGCGCCACGCCCAAGACCCAGGCCGCGCTGCTGGAGGCGATGCAGGAGCGGAGCGTGACGGTGGGCGGGAAGACGCACCGGCTGCCCGAGCCGTTCATGGTGCTGGCGACGCAGAACCCCATCGAGCAGGAAGGCACGTACCCGCTGCCCGAGGCGCAGCTGGACCGCTTTTTCTTCAAGCTGCTGTCTACAACGCCGGGACGGGCGGACCTTTCTGAGATCCTCAACCGAACCACCACGGCCTCGGAAGCGGAAATCAGGCCGGTGCTCGACGGCCCCACCATCCTGGCGCACGGCCGGCTTATCCGGCGCGTGGCGATCGCGCCGCACGTGCAGGACTACGCGGTGCGGATGGTGCTGGCGACGCACCCGACGAGCTCGGGCGGGCAGTACGCCACGCCGATGGTCAATAAGTTCGTGCGGCTGGGCGCCTCGCCCCGCGCGGCCCAGGCCCTGGTGCTCGCGGGCAAGTGCCGGGCGCTCCTGGATGGCCGCAGCGTCGTGTCGACCGATGACCTGCGGGCGGTGGCGATCCCCGCGCTGCGGCACCGCCTCATCATGAACTTCGAGAGCCACGCCGAGGGCCTCACGGCCGACACGGTAGTCGCCAACATGGTCTCGACGCTGCCGCTGGAGGGGGCGTGA
- the rnc gene encoding ribonuclease III has protein sequence MDESSRARVEALLGHNFKDPALLELALRHASTADTPLSSNERLEFLGDAVLGMVVCEMVFRRYPALREGDMTKIKSHAVSREMCAVLARQLGLEQFLVLGKGMQSGAAMPPSLAAAALEAVIGAMYLDAGFDKTAEFIRPLVTPVVEKAAQSGHQQNFKSVLQQHAQQAFGSTPAYRTLDEQGPDHSKCFKICVDIGGRRFEGCWGQTKKKAEQEAALAALKELGVVQEGPEGELRIVPAVT, from the coding sequence ATGGACGAATCTTCGCGCGCCAGGGTCGAGGCGCTCCTCGGCCACAACTTCAAGGACCCCGCCCTGCTCGAGCTTGCCTTGCGGCACGCCAGCACCGCCGATACACCGCTCTCCTCCAACGAGCGGCTCGAGTTCCTGGGCGACGCCGTGCTCGGCATGGTGGTGTGCGAGATGGTCTTCCGCCGCTACCCGGCCCTGCGCGAAGGCGACATGACCAAGATCAAGAGCCACGCCGTCAGCCGCGAGATGTGCGCTGTCCTCGCCCGCCAGCTCGGCCTCGAGCAGTTCCTGGTGCTTGGCAAGGGCATGCAGAGCGGCGCCGCCATGCCCCCTTCGCTCGCCGCGGCCGCGCTCGAGGCAGTGATCGGCGCGATGTACCTCGATGCGGGGTTCGACAAGACCGCGGAGTTCATCCGACCGCTGGTCACGCCTGTGGTCGAGAAGGCTGCGCAGAGCGGGCACCAGCAGAACTTCAAGAGCGTGCTGCAGCAGCACGCCCAGCAGGCGTTTGGGTCCACGCCCGCCTACCGCACGCTCGACGAGCAAGGCCCTGATCACAGCAAGTGCTTCAAGATCTGCGTCGACATCGGCGGCCGCCGCTTCGAGGGCTGCTGGGGCCAGACCAAAAAGAAGGCCGAGCAGGAGGCCGCGCTGGCCGCGCTCAAGGAGCTGGGCGTGGTGCAGGAAGGCCCCGAGGGTGAGCTGCGGATCGTTCCGGCGGTCACGTGA
- a CDS encoding DVUA0089 family protein yields MKTTFLKSLTGVTATMLLAGYAGAQSTPEVEPNNTKATATPATLVNIGDTLTGLTTGTTTTGAGTANADFFRVKTAAAALGIYRHRLVVTTTGTAGHSAALMGVPAAGTASDLTTVQTSSTASTPARMSQWYGFGKEEEIFFRMQGASGTTGNYTATYDRQPVTAIAGPTVVDGAITISTYGQGHSNDTEIFLFDSNFNLLRLSDDAPAPLTGTQSQLTQTLAPGNYYIAVSNFNTATSAAVEAGDRSTGAARTDFPNVMTNSNTTAAVNCGLVINDPLGSFPVAATKAAAYDIVFVAFTVIQNTQPTNPTGVATRNPSGTVDAGSNVQLNVQVTPGVNPTSTNLAVSADTTSLGGGVISLFDDGLHGDGAAGDNNFGASVTPSAAGSYTVPFTIVDGESRTSGGNFPALNVRTAPPSCPPGIEAQSFTGLNSDGLAGTATNSVQTFTFTSSDPVLALHISGRCYAQSTATYRSEAQWRITPPGGAAFNVQPNTTTGGGWDTFDVVDRVVPIPGNIVANAGTWTIETFESFNDSGLDAKWNLCIALEPNNQPTPPVVTGVAVEALAGAATLLRANVAPGINPTSTGITVTGDLTAIGGAPAQALYDDGTNGDATAGDNVFSYLYTMPSGTAVGSYTVALTATDAQSRSGNGTIAIRVDDALNTVAGAGTFTGDTITGGIGYGNDVDMWKIYVCDPATFSATVATGGGTLGDSQLFMFRADGTGVAFNDDQASSALSKIDGPIVQALTPGEYYIAISDYNTDALSSGGLIWANSPFTGVRSPDGPGAAGALASWDTGGGDTGTYTIVLTGGNGTGCAPATGNCCLAQYCQVLTEADCSTQGGVWGGAGSDCSTSPCASNCGSQDFNHDGDSGTDQDIEAFFACLGGTCCATCDTSDFNGDGDIGTDQDIEAFFRVLGGSAC; encoded by the coding sequence ATGAAGACGACGTTCCTGAAGAGCCTGACGGGTGTCACGGCGACGATGCTGCTCGCCGGTTACGCCGGTGCGCAGAGCACGCCCGAGGTCGAGCCCAACAATACGAAGGCGACGGCCACCCCCGCCACCCTCGTGAACATCGGTGACACCCTCACCGGTCTCACGACGGGCACCACGACCACCGGGGCGGGCACCGCTAATGCGGACTTCTTCCGCGTTAAGACCGCCGCGGCGGCGCTGGGCATCTACCGCCACCGCCTGGTGGTGACCACTACCGGTACTGCCGGCCACAGCGCTGCCCTGATGGGCGTGCCGGCCGCGGGCACCGCGTCCGATCTCACCACCGTTCAGACCTCCTCGACAGCCAGCACCCCTGCCCGTATGTCGCAGTGGTACGGCTTCGGCAAGGAGGAAGAGATCTTCTTCCGGATGCAGGGCGCCTCGGGCACCACCGGGAACTACACCGCGACGTACGACCGCCAGCCGGTGACCGCCATCGCGGGCCCCACCGTGGTTGATGGCGCCATTACCATCTCCACCTACGGCCAGGGCCATTCGAACGACACCGAGATCTTCCTCTTCGACAGCAACTTCAACCTGCTGCGCCTGAGCGACGACGCTCCGGCCCCCCTCACCGGCACCCAGAGCCAACTGACCCAGACGCTCGCCCCCGGCAATTACTACATCGCGGTCAGCAACTTCAACACCGCGACCAGCGCGGCCGTGGAGGCCGGCGATCGGTCCACCGGCGCGGCGCGCACCGACTTCCCCAACGTCATGACCAACAGCAACACGACCGCTGCAGTGAACTGCGGCCTCGTGATCAATGATCCGCTGGGCAGCTTCCCCGTGGCGGCAACCAAGGCGGCCGCGTACGACATTGTGTTCGTGGCTTTCACGGTGATCCAGAACACCCAGCCGACCAACCCCACGGGCGTCGCTACGCGCAACCCCTCGGGGACCGTTGACGCCGGCAGCAACGTGCAGCTGAATGTTCAGGTCACGCCCGGCGTGAACCCGACCAGCACGAATCTCGCCGTGTCCGCCGACACGACCTCGCTCGGCGGCGGCGTGATCAGCCTGTTCGATGACGGCCTGCACGGCGACGGCGCCGCGGGCGACAACAACTTCGGCGCCTCTGTCACCCCCAGCGCCGCCGGCAGCTACACGGTGCCCTTCACCATTGTGGACGGCGAGAGCCGCACGAGCGGCGGCAACTTCCCCGCGCTCAATGTTCGCACCGCGCCGCCCTCCTGCCCCCCCGGTATCGAGGCTCAGTCTTTCACCGGCCTGAACTCCGACGGCCTGGCGGGCACCGCCACCAACTCGGTGCAGACCTTCACCTTCACCAGCTCCGATCCGGTGCTGGCCCTGCACATCAGCGGCCGGTGCTACGCCCAGTCCACCGCGACCTACCGCTCCGAGGCGCAGTGGCGCATCACGCCCCCTGGCGGCGCCGCGTTCAACGTGCAGCCCAACACCACCACCGGTGGCGGCTGGGACACCTTCGACGTGGTTGACCGCGTGGTCCCGATCCCGGGCAACATCGTCGCGAACGCCGGCACCTGGACCATCGAGACCTTCGAGAGCTTCAACGACTCCGGCCTGGACGCGAAGTGGAACCTCTGCATCGCGCTCGAGCCCAACAACCAGCCCACGCCCCCCGTCGTGACCGGTGTGGCTGTCGAGGCCCTCGCCGGCGCCGCCACCCTCCTGCGCGCCAACGTCGCTCCTGGCATCAACCCCACGAGCACCGGCATCACGGTTACCGGCGACCTCACCGCGATCGGCGGCGCGCCGGCTCAGGCCCTCTACGACGACGGCACCAACGGCGACGCGACGGCTGGTGACAACGTCTTCTCGTACCTTTACACCATGCCCTCCGGCACGGCCGTCGGCAGCTACACGGTCGCCCTCACCGCGACGGACGCGCAGTCTCGCTCCGGCAACGGCACGATCGCGATCCGGGTCGATGACGCGCTGAACACCGTCGCCGGCGCCGGCACCTTCACCGGTGACACCATCACCGGCGGGATCGGCTACGGCAACGACGTGGACATGTGGAAGATCTACGTCTGCGATCCCGCGACCTTCTCGGCCACCGTCGCCACGGGCGGCGGCACCCTCGGCGACTCGCAGCTGTTCATGTTCCGCGCCGACGGGACTGGCGTGGCCTTCAACGACGACCAGGCCTCTTCGGCCCTCTCGAAGATTGACGGCCCGATCGTTCAGGCCCTCACCCCCGGCGAGTACTACATCGCCATCAGCGATTACAACACCGACGCTCTCAGCTCCGGCGGGCTGATCTGGGCGAACTCGCCCTTCACCGGCGTCCGGTCGCCCGACGGCCCCGGCGCCGCTGGCGCCCTGGCCAGCTGGGACACCGGCGGCGGCGACACCGGCACCTACACCATCGTGCTGACCGGCGGCAACGGCACCGGCTGCGCCCCCGCCACCGGCAACTGCTGCCTCGCGCAGTACTGCCAGGTGCTCACCGAGGCCGACTGCTCCACGCAGGGCGGCGTCTGGGGTGGCGCTGGTTCCGACTGCTCCACCAGTCCCTGCGCCAGCAACTGCGGCTCGCAGGACTTCAACCACGACGGTGACAGCGGCACCGACCAGGACATCGAAGCCTTCTTCGCCTGCCTGGGTGGCACCTGCTGCGCGACGTGCGATACGTCCGACTTCAACGGCGACGGTGACATCGGCACCGACCAGGACATCGAGGCGTTCTTCCGCGTCCTGGGCGGCAGCGCCTGCTGA
- a CDS encoding PEP-CTERM sorting domain-containing protein (PEP-CTERM proteins occur, often in large numbers, in the proteomes of bacteria that also encode an exosortase, a predicted intramembrane cysteine proteinase. The presence of a PEP-CTERM domain at a protein's C-terminus predicts cleavage within the sorting domain, followed by covalent anchoring to some some component of the (usually Gram-negative) cell surface. Many PEP-CTERM proteins exhibit an unusual sequence composition that includes large numbers of potential glycosylation sites. Expression of one such protein has been shown restore the ability of a bacterium to form floc, a type of biofilm.) — protein sequence MRFTFNRVIHLGALAAPVLAFSAGAHAYLGGFEAGDGYGGFLSEVRHWNEGQYGTNNGGPGGSQTAITPGSGLWYGIQGTMYPNFNGGNTAYATGHGGVGMGGSNGMMITTGCDGWGGPALKYGYRLDARDLNGVSPAMTAGQTVTVSFWTRPQLFGTGEGGGIGAGTIGDTVEFVDSAGNVGFSVGIHQPGTTTDYVAFKNTGSYTLTAIAAGGVYSRWDIRLDLAAQTVTAGYYDGFTTNYSVLLSGAPLAAPMADLNRLFFESSGGVNNAKLWALDDFSMHTTVPAPASALLLGLGGLAVARRRR from the coding sequence ATGCGCTTCACGTTCAACCGCGTTATTCATTTGGGCGCGCTCGCCGCGCCGGTGCTGGCATTCTCCGCCGGCGCTCACGCGTACCTCGGCGGCTTCGAGGCCGGCGATGGCTACGGCGGGTTCCTCTCCGAGGTGCGGCACTGGAACGAGGGCCAGTACGGCACCAACAACGGCGGTCCCGGGGGCAGCCAGACGGCGATCACGCCGGGCTCGGGGCTGTGGTACGGGATCCAGGGCACCATGTACCCGAACTTCAACGGCGGGAACACGGCCTACGCCACCGGTCACGGCGGCGTGGGCATGGGTGGCTCCAACGGCATGATGATCACCACCGGCTGCGACGGTTGGGGCGGCCCGGCGCTCAAGTACGGGTACCGGCTCGACGCCCGCGACCTCAACGGCGTGTCACCGGCAATGACCGCGGGGCAAACTGTGACCGTCAGCTTCTGGACACGCCCACAGCTGTTTGGCACGGGCGAGGGCGGCGGGATCGGTGCGGGCACCATCGGTGACACCGTGGAGTTCGTGGACAGCGCGGGGAACGTCGGCTTCAGCGTGGGCATCCACCAGCCCGGCACCACGACCGATTACGTGGCCTTCAAGAACACCGGCAGTTACACGCTGACGGCCATCGCCGCGGGCGGCGTGTACTCGCGCTGGGACATCCGCCTGGACCTGGCGGCCCAGACCGTCACGGCCGGGTACTACGACGGCTTCACGACGAACTACTCGGTGCTGCTGAGCGGGGCGCCGCTGGCCGCGCCGATGGCGGACCTCAACCGGCTGTTCTTTGAGTCCTCCGGGGGCGTGAACAACGCGAAGCTGTGGGCTCTGGACGACTTCTCGATGCACACGACGGTCCCGGCGCCAGCCTCGGCGCTGCTGCTGGGGCTGGGCGGGCTCGCGGTGGCGCGCCGGCGGCGCTAA
- a CDS encoding tetratricopeptide repeat protein — MNPRKTCLCLTLALLAAVGGCTNQRPLHIVKENAEFAAQHSRYDVAKTDYEEYVRRKPDDVEVRYAYARTLIDAGEPKAAIYELNTCLDVYPLNDTYLDALCEAMYKAGEREALTALLARNASERGRVSDFLRQGIYAAKIGNADEAQQALKTAAKLDGGKTVAPQRALADFYGSLGDRPKQVRHLRMAYFIEPANPDTLKEVRRIGEIPGPSFALAPDDVVLTAEPVKD; from the coding sequence ATGAACCCGCGCAAGACTTGCCTCTGCCTCACCCTCGCCCTCCTCGCGGCAGTGGGGGGCTGCACCAACCAGCGTCCCCTCCACATCGTTAAGGAAAACGCCGAGTTCGCCGCCCAGCACTCCCGCTACGACGTCGCGAAGACCGACTACGAGGAGTACGTCCGCCGCAAGCCCGATGATGTCGAGGTCCGCTACGCCTACGCCCGCACCCTCATCGACGCCGGCGAGCCCAAGGCCGCGATCTACGAGCTGAACACCTGCCTCGACGTCTACCCGCTCAACGATACCTACCTCGACGCCCTGTGCGAGGCCATGTACAAGGCCGGCGAGCGTGAAGCCCTCACCGCACTCCTTGCCCGCAACGCCAGCGAGCGCGGGCGCGTTTCGGACTTCCTCCGCCAGGGTATCTACGCCGCCAAGATCGGCAACGCCGACGAAGCCCAGCAGGCTCTCAAGACCGCCGCGAAGCTCGATGGCGGCAAGACGGTCGCCCCACAGCGCGCCCTCGCCGACTTCTACGGCAGCCTCGGCGACCGCCCCAAGCAAGTCCGCCACCTCCGCATGGCCTACTTCATCGAGCCCGCAAATCCGGACACCCTCAAGGAGGTCCGACGCATCGGCGAAATCCCCGGCCCGAGCTTCGCGCTCGCCCCGGACGATGTCGTCCTGACCGCCGAGCCTGTGAAGGACTGA
- a CDS encoding choice-of-anchor X domain-containing protein, with amino-acid sequence MSGRWFVAALAAAAGTAGSVSAQCTGFNLTTSTGATIVPGTTDIGNHSDDGTTVLALPFPVTLYGQTYTQANVGANGNLQFTTNVTTWINSCLRASAMGVAVLPHWDDLRTNIATGNNGTLGVFTSIEGTAPNRVLNIEWRTIYRGTSNNCNFEVRLFEDGSKVEFIYGEGAQAGVSATSGIQHTQFPVTQFSCNTATLTPGLKLTFTCTNDPIPPQGTGSAQPSNVFACSAPGSTVLSVVTSSGFNPPSTGMAVIGNLSTIGGSAEQAFYDDGTHGDATANDGRFSFAASVPVGTAIGTKVIPFTVVDAQSRSFNGQLSFNVTACPTAGPDVYVGDLSDMSAYGTVDVDPGAATVNVSAYSVGTNACNLGDVPVLWIDHNSTPGYQSNQHPTIAQNMYRLKDGRFEQIGQSWLKHGFVSTNSQFCSTTCQPPPMGGDQLGVNCSDLYGSGLNGSQGSLGPRSHVNAATGYYPHPFTTPPAPYMTPPAAQATIGRRLQVYTNDVTPALNPGATYVVDGHYVTQDDARFTTGASPAINAWNNHSYRLVSPASLAGGTPTFAGNTVRYKAGIHAWKDLDPSVQLSNAVHVDRSVSSAGINSRFIVGSKVTDNGDGTWHYEYAVYNDNSDRCGGSFTVPVASWATVTNIGFHGVFAHSGEPYPNTALNPANWEGSKVGGEVRWACAPYDAATLGNSSNAIRWGTLYNFRFDANVPPREGQVAIGLFKPPTAESPETSVTALAGTPTTACGTSDFNGDGDFGTDQDIEAFFACLGGTCCPTCYAGGADFNGDGDTGTDQDIEAFFRVLGGNPC; translated from the coding sequence ATGAGCGGACGTTGGTTTGTTGCGGCGCTGGCGGCGGCGGCCGGCACGGCGGGCTCGGTGAGCGCGCAGTGCACCGGTTTCAACCTCACAACGTCCACGGGCGCGACGATCGTGCCCGGGACCACCGACATCGGCAACCACAGCGATGACGGCACGACCGTGCTCGCACTGCCCTTCCCCGTGACCCTCTACGGCCAGACGTACACGCAGGCGAACGTTGGCGCCAACGGGAATCTCCAGTTCACCACTAATGTGACGACGTGGATCAACTCGTGCCTGCGGGCGTCGGCCATGGGCGTCGCGGTGCTGCCGCACTGGGACGACCTGCGGACCAACATCGCCACCGGCAACAACGGCACGCTGGGCGTGTTCACTTCGATCGAGGGCACCGCGCCCAACCGCGTGCTCAACATCGAGTGGCGGACGATCTACCGCGGCACCAGCAACAACTGCAACTTCGAGGTGCGGCTGTTCGAGGACGGCAGCAAAGTCGAGTTCATCTACGGCGAGGGGGCGCAGGCGGGCGTCAGCGCGACCTCGGGCATCCAGCACACGCAGTTCCCGGTGACGCAGTTCTCGTGCAACACCGCGACCCTCACGCCGGGCCTCAAGCTGACCTTCACGTGCACGAACGACCCGATCCCGCCGCAGGGGACGGGCAGCGCGCAGCCGAGCAACGTGTTTGCGTGCAGCGCGCCGGGCTCGACGGTGCTGAGCGTGGTGACGAGCTCGGGCTTCAACCCGCCGAGCACGGGGATGGCGGTGATCGGTAATCTGTCGACCATCGGCGGATCGGCGGAGCAGGCCTTCTACGACGACGGCACCCACGGCGACGCCACCGCGAATGACGGCCGCTTCAGCTTCGCTGCGAGCGTGCCGGTGGGGACCGCTATCGGCACGAAGGTGATCCCGTTCACAGTGGTGGACGCGCAGTCGCGGTCCTTCAACGGGCAGCTGAGCTTCAATGTGACCGCCTGCCCCACTGCCGGGCCCGATGTATACGTCGGCGACCTGAGCGACATGAGCGCGTACGGCACCGTGGACGTCGATCCCGGGGCGGCCACGGTCAACGTGAGCGCGTACTCCGTGGGCACCAACGCCTGCAACCTGGGCGATGTGCCGGTGCTGTGGATCGATCACAACAGCACGCCCGGGTACCAGAGCAACCAGCACCCGACAATCGCGCAGAACATGTACCGGCTGAAGGACGGGCGCTTCGAGCAGATCGGGCAGAGCTGGCTCAAGCACGGCTTCGTGTCGACCAACAGCCAGTTCTGCTCCACCACGTGCCAGCCGCCCCCCATGGGCGGTGATCAGCTGGGCGTCAACTGCTCGGACCTGTACGGTTCGGGCCTCAACGGCAGCCAGGGCAGCCTGGGGCCGCGGAGCCACGTAAACGCGGCGACGGGCTACTACCCGCACCCGTTCACGACCCCGCCAGCGCCGTACATGACCCCGCCGGCAGCGCAGGCCACGATCGGCCGACGCCTGCAGGTGTACACGAACGATGTGACGCCCGCGCTCAACCCGGGCGCGACGTACGTCGTCGATGGCCACTATGTGACGCAGGACGACGCGCGGTTCACGACGGGCGCCTCCCCCGCGATCAACGCGTGGAACAACCACTCGTACCGCCTCGTGAGCCCTGCGAGCCTCGCGGGCGGAACGCCGACTTTCGCCGGCAACACCGTGCGGTACAAGGCCGGCATCCACGCGTGGAAGGACCTGGACCCCAGCGTGCAGCTGAGCAACGCGGTGCACGTGGACCGCAGCGTCAGCAGCGCGGGCATCAACAGCCGCTTCATCGTGGGCAGCAAGGTGACCGACAACGGCGACGGCACCTGGCACTACGAGTACGCCGTGTACAACGACAACTCTGACCGCTGCGGCGGCTCGTTCACGGTGCCGGTGGCATCGTGGGCGACGGTGACCAACATCGGCTTCCACGGCGTGTTCGCGCACTCGGGCGAGCCCTACCCCAACACGGCACTCAACCCCGCGAACTGGGAGGGCAGCAAGGTCGGCGGTGAGGTCCGCTGGGCCTGTGCTCCCTATGACGCGGCCACGCTGGGCAACAGTTCCAACGCGATCCGCTGGGGCACGCTGTACAACTTCCGGTTCGATGCCAATGTGCCGCCGCGTGAGGGGCAGGTGGCGATCGGCCTGTTCAAGCCCCCCACTGCCGAGAGCCCGGAGACGAGCGTGACGGCGCTGGCGGGGACGCCGACCACCGCGTGCGGCACATCCGACTTCAACGGCGACGGCGACTTCGGCACCGACCAGGACATCGAGGCGTTCTTCGCGTGCCTGGGCGGAACGTGCTGCCCCACCTGCTACGCCGGCGGGGCGGACTTCAACGGCGATGGCGACACCGGGACCGACCAGGACATCGAGGCGTTCTTCCGTGTTCTGGGCGGGAATCCCTGCTGA